TACAAGAGAGCAAAATTGTTGGGAAAAACGAAACTCCTCCTAACCGTGGAATTGCACGTTTATGCACTTTTCTCTCATCTGGAATATCAAATAGTTTTTTCCGAAAGGAAATTAACAGAATGCGTGGAATTATCAGTCTAGCTACACAAACGGAAATTACAAAAGCTATTATAATAAATAAAATATTCATATCAGTGTAAATTGCCTTTATACATTTTTCAAATTATCAAGAATCCTTTTATTTATTATCTTCCGATCTAAATCCCAAACCCATCCCCACTTATTAAAATATTTAACAACAGAACTAAGATGATATCTTAATAGCCTTCGATTTTTATATGAACCTTTAGCATATTCATGATAAACGACCACATTTGGGTAATACATAGTTCGTGATACCTTCCCAATACGACGACATAAATCTAAATCTTCTGCATACATAAAATAACGTTCATCAAACCCTCCGACCTTCTTTAACACAGCAATTCTCACAAACATAAAGCAACCTGATAACGATGGAACTTCCATTTCTCGACTATAATTTGTAAAGCGAAGTTCATATTTTTCATTTTTCTTTTCTACATATCTTCTCCATGGAAGAAAACGACGAAATAATAAATCAAAGGGAGTTGGTAATAATTTACATAAATATTGTAGTTCTCCATTTGGATAAAGTACCCTAGGCATTACTAAACCTACTTCTGAATATTTATTCATGTAAATAATTAATTTTTCAATAACTCCTTCCTCAAAATAAATATCAGGATTCACCACTATATGATAAGTGGCCCCTATATCTATTGATTCTCGAATAGCAATATTATGCCCTGCACCA
This sequence is a window from Bacteroides thetaiotaomicron VPI-5482. Protein-coding genes within it:
- a CDS encoding glycosyltransferase family 2 protein produces the protein MITASIVTYHHHFKDIRKVIECILSSPVSILYIIDNSSNDRLRELAKISAKIKYIHSVNLGYGAGHNIAIRESIDIGATYHIVVNPDIYFEEGVIEKLIIYMNKYSEVGLVMPRVLYPNGELQYLCKLLPTPFDLLFRRFLPWRRYVEKKNEKYELRFTNYSREMEVPSLSGCFMFVRIAVLKKVGGFDERYFMYAEDLDLCRRIGKVSRTMYYPNVVVYHEYAKGSYKNRRLLRYHLSSVVKYFNKWGWVWDLDRKIINKRILDNLKNV